The Natronosporangium hydrolyticum nucleotide sequence CGTGGCGGCCCGGTTCACCCGGGCGTTCCCCGCGGTGCCGGTGGCGACGGTGCCCGCCCAACCCACCGACGTCCACGACCTGGCCGGGCTACGGACAGTCGGGGCGACCCTGGCCTGAGGTTGGTGGGGGTCCGGGCTTCGCCCGGACCCCCACCAACCCTTCATCGACTAGGCGGAAACGAGCTCCTTGTCCCGCATCGCGGCCTCGAAGGCGCGGCGCCAGCTCGCCACGTGCGGGTGCCGGCGGAGCAGCGCCCGCCGTTCCCGTTCGGTCATTCCGCCCCACACCCCGAACTCGATCCGGTTGTCCAGCGCGTCAGCGAGGCATTCGTACTTCACCGGGCAGGCCCGACAGACCCGCTTGGCCACGTTCTGCTCTGCCCCCTGCACGAACAGTGCGTCCGGATCGCCATCCCGGCAAGCCGCTTTACTCGGCCAGTCCGCGATCATCTCCATCTGCCCGCGTCCCCCTTAGTGTTCTCCCGTTTCCCCCGGGCCGCGCCCGCGTTACCTTCCCGGTAACCACGAGGCGGCTGTGCGGCGCATGCCGCCCGCCCATCATGCTCCGTATCCGGATGGTTACGCA carries:
- a CDS encoding WhiB family transcriptional regulator — translated: MEMIADWPSKAACRDGDPDALFVQGAEQNVAKRVCRACPVKYECLADALDNRIEFGVWGGMTERERRALLRRHPHVASWRRAFEAAMRDKELVSA